The following proteins are encoded in a genomic region of Arcobacter cloacae:
- a CDS encoding membrane lipoprotein lipid attachment site-containing protein: MKKILLGTAVALALLTGCTEEKKAPVTQTEATQEVKKDETPVTEATKEESKVEENAPVVEEKTEENKVEETTPATEETKAEEVKEETK; this comes from the coding sequence ATGAAAAAGATTTTATTAGGAACAGCTGTTGCATTAGCATTATTAACAGGATGTACAGAAGAGAAAAAAGCACCAGTTACTCAAACAGAAGCTACACAAGAAGTTAAAAAAGATGAAACACCAGTAACTGAGGCAACAAAAGAAGAATCAAAAGTTGAAGAGAATGCTCCTGTTGTAGAAGAAAAAACAGAAGAGAATAAAGTAGAAGAGACTACTCCTGCTACAGAAGAAACTAAAGCAGAAGAAGTTAAAGAAGAAACTAAATAA